A section of the Candidatus Thioglobus autotrophicus genome encodes:
- a CDS encoding bifunctional folylpolyglutamate synthase/dihydrofolate synthase — protein MGGLKTLEQWLAWQESLHSQEIDLGLERIQSVYSRLFPEGVPFTTITVAGTNGKGSTIALIESIYQQSIFTVAKFTSPHILSYNERFVMNGIQATDDQICTAFEAIEQVRNNTSLTYFEFSTLAALLIFAEQKIDVAILEVGLGGRLDSTNVVDTDMAVITNIAIDHVDYLGATRELIGHEKSGIMRANIPCICGDTNPPESLAKHANTVGALLEFVQQPYAGELLLTGDHQRQNAALAALCVHKLQAKFSIDNQALSQGLKSAQIEGRFQTQTINNKLVIFDVAHNEAAVQALARELAKDQQPTLAIFAALKDKNIAHMINAISPQIEQWLLVPLEVHRATDMNFLLNQFSLKETARACSSMSAAIERALQQHSCQRIVIFGSFHVVSAALKILK, from the coding sequence TTGGGAGGATTAAAAACTCTTGAGCAATGGCTTGCTTGGCAAGAATCTCTACATTCTCAAGAAATAGATCTCGGTTTAGAGCGTATTCAAAGCGTCTACTCAAGACTCTTTCCCGAGGGCGTTCCCTTTACCACTATTACGGTAGCTGGCACCAATGGCAAGGGCTCGACCATTGCTTTGATTGAAAGTATTTATCAACAAAGTATTTTTACAGTGGCCAAATTTACCTCGCCACATATCCTAAGCTATAACGAGCGCTTTGTTATGAATGGCATACAAGCAACGGATGATCAAATTTGTACAGCCTTTGAGGCAATAGAACAGGTTCGTAATAACACCTCGCTAACCTATTTTGAGTTTTCAACCTTAGCTGCGCTACTTATTTTTGCCGAGCAAAAAATTGATGTTGCTATTTTAGAAGTTGGCTTGGGTGGACGCTTAGACTCAACCAATGTGGTTGATACCGACATGGCCGTTATTACCAATATCGCCATTGACCATGTAGATTATTTAGGTGCTACGCGCGAGCTCATTGGCCATGAAAAATCAGGCATTATGCGTGCCAATATACCTTGTATTTGTGGTGACACCAACCCACCAGAGTCTCTCGCTAAACACGCCAATACCGTTGGCGCCTTATTGGAATTTGTACAGCAGCCTTATGCTGGCGAATTATTACTTACTGGTGATCATCAGCGACAAAACGCCGCTTTGGCTGCACTATGCGTCCATAAACTTCAGGCAAAGTTTAGCATTGATAATCAGGCACTCTCCCAAGGTCTTAAATCTGCTCAAATCGAAGGGCGTTTTCAAACTCAAACAATCAATAACAAGTTGGTCATTTTTGATGTTGCGCACAATGAAGCGGCCGTTCAAGCCTTGGCCCGAGAGCTAGCCAAAGACCAGCAGCCAACACTGGCCATATTTGCAGCCCTTAAAGATAAAAATATTGCGCATATGATTAATGCCATCTCACCTCAGATTGAGCAATGGCTACTTGTGCCTTTGGAAGTGCATAGGGCAACTGACATGAATTTTTTACTCAATCAGTTCTCACTTAAAGAAACTGCCCGTGCTTGTAGCAGTATGAGTGCAGCTATTGAGCGCGCATTGCAACAGCACTCTTGTCAACGTATTGTTATTTTTGGCTCTTTTCACGTTGTATCAGCTGCATTAAAAATACTTAAGTGA
- a CDS encoding FxsA family protein, with protein MIFPLFVIMTLLEIYVLVSVGESIGGLSTVLLVVVTALIGSILLKQQGWSTMAKAQSAMANGQTPAFEMLEGVVILISGVLLLTPGFITDAIGLLGLIPFSRAYFIDNLLKKNAQKIFTKNSASFVHKSPADKQSNTQKNKTLEGEFWED; from the coding sequence ATGATCTTTCCTTTATTTGTAATCATGACTTTGCTTGAAATTTATGTACTGGTTTCAGTGGGCGAATCCATCGGCGGACTGTCAACCGTTTTACTAGTCGTTGTCACGGCACTGATCGGCTCAATTCTACTCAAACAACAAGGTTGGTCAACCATGGCCAAAGCACAAAGTGCCATGGCCAATGGTCAAACACCAGCATTTGAAATGCTAGAAGGTGTAGTCATACTTATTTCAGGCGTCTTGCTATTAACCCCTGGGTTTATCACTGACGCCATTGGTCTATTGGGATTAATACCTTTTTCTAGGGCTTATTTTATTGATAATCTATTAAAGAAAAACGCTCAAAAGATATTTACAAAAAATAGTGCCTCGTTTGTACATAAATCGCCAGCAGATAAACAGTCAAATACTCAAAAAAATAAAACCCTTGAGGGTGAATTTTGGGAGGATTAA